Proteins from one Juglans microcarpa x Juglans regia isolate MS1-56 chromosome 1S, Jm3101_v1.0, whole genome shotgun sequence genomic window:
- the LOC121247267 gene encoding SH3 domain-containing protein C23A1.17-like, which produces MVAMYWGVVVAIVTGMRKAIFPLFLEDYYVQIGVTCLISESTKLFSSQFLKNNLNNGKPAPRPRPLFRLPTIAQEATPVPAPAPPTEPRPPVARPRIRPLIPAIAATVPVATTASIPSSPTPRASSSSEVPIVAFSSSVQTSPSAKSFGPSSSDATSLAPKAAPSPSSAPTSSISKAAPPQTSSTTNTATSTPTTRVPSPVPPPKTIVSTVQTSPQSPNPKSSALPSPDLTLLPSQLKSQTELEQKIPMEVQEKTVVFQKTIGGEEVSNENETKEKGKSSGKTILDSMEAGMRVISIAGENKGAFMKLIQSATKHEVAQKNKNPKTKSHGSDSKSGTDSNKEGNPKKNKSHKGKVTSSQPMSAFVNNNVQGINSSILYNCSCTHHDPGVHLALSRN; this is translated from the exons ATGGTAGCCATGT ATTGGGGAGTAGTGGTTGCAATTGTTACTGGAATGCGCAAAGCAATATTCCCTCTATTCTTAGAGGATTATTATGTACAGATCGGAGTGACATGCCTTATATCAGAATCTACTAAG TTGTTTTCAAGTCAGTTCTTAAAAAATAACCTTAATAATGGCAAACCAGCCCCCCGCCCTCGTCCATTGTTCCGTTTACCTACAATAGCTCAAGAAGCTACCCCAGTCCCAGCCCCTGCCCCTCCTACGGAGCCACGCCCACCTGTGGCTCGGCCTAGAATAAGGCCATTAATACCCGCCATTGCAGCAACAGTTCCTGTTGCCACCACTGCATCAATTCCATCATCTCCAACTCCAAGAGCTTCCTCTTCTTCCGAAGTGCCAATTGTCGCATTCTCGTCATCAGTGCAAACATCACCTAGTGCCAAAAGTTTTGGTCCTTCCTCTTCAGATGCAACTTCTCTAGCACCTAAAGCAGCGCCATCCCCCTCTTCAGCTCCAACTTCATCAATTTCTAAAGCAGCACCACCACAAACTTCCTCCACTACCAATACCGCAACCTCTACCCCCACAACTCGTGTGCCTAGCCCTGTCCCACCTCCCAAAACAATTGTGTCTACTGTTCAAACCTCACCTCAATCACCTAATCCCAAGTCTTCGGCTTTACCATCACCTGATTTAACCCTCTTGCCTTCTCAACTGAAGTCGCAGACTGAACTTGAGCAGAAGATCCCAATGGAGGTCCAGGAGAAGACCGTTGTGTTTCAGAAGACCATTGGAGGGGAAGAAGTGTCGAATGAAAATGAAACCAAGGAGAAGGGGAAAAGTAGTGGCAAAACTATTTTGGATTCAATGGAGGCGGGTATGAGGGTTATATCAATTGCTGGTGAAAATAAAGGTGCCTTCATGAAACTAATCCAATCCGCAACGAAACATGAAGTTGCTCAGAagaataaaaatccaaaaacaaaaagccaTGGCAGTGACTCGAAAAGTGGTACTGATAGCAACAAGGAGGGGAATCCGAAGAAGAACAAGAGTCACAAAGGAAAAGTGACAAGTTCACAGCCCATGAGTGCGTTCGTGAACAATAATGTGCAGGGCATTAACAGCTCCATCCTCTACAATTGTTCATGCACTCACCATGATCCTGGGGTGCACCTTGCTCTCTCTAGGAACTAG